Genomic segment of Caldanaerovirga acetigignens:
TTACCTGAACTCTGAAAAGGTACCTCAACGTATCTTCCTGGATGTTCTTTATCATTTCTTGGAACATCTCGTAGCCTTCTATCTTGTATTCCACGAGCGGGTCCCTTTGGCCGTATGCCCGTAGCCCTATGCCCTCGCGAAGCTGATCCATGGCATCAATGTGGTCCATCCACTTCTGGTCCACGACTCTCAGCATAATAACCTTTTCCAATTCTCGCATCGTTTCTTCGCCGATTTCTAATTCTTTTTGTTCATAAGCATCGAAAGCCCGTTCGACCAGAACTTTCCGGATTTCCTCCCTGGTTACGTCTTCCTTAACTGCCGCACCAAGCACATCCTTAATCATAAATATATCGGCGTAATACTCGGAAAGCCCTTTCAAATCCCAATACTCGGGGTGCATTTCTCTGCTAGCGTATACGTCTAGCAAACGGTCGACCACATCTTCGATCATTTGCTTTACGCTGTCTTTAAGGTCATCCTGCTCCAGGACTTTCCTGCGCTGGGAATATATAACTTCCCTCTGGGTGTTCATTACATCGTCGAATTCGAGAACATGTTTTCTTATATCGAAGTTTCTGGCTTCCACCTTTTTCTGGGCATTTTCTATGGCCTTTGTTATAAGCGGGTGTTCTATGGGCTGGTCATCCTCAAGCCCTAGGCGGTCCATGAGCCCCTTAATGCTATCGGAGCCAAAGAGCCTCATCAGGTCGTCTTCCAGAGAAACGTAAAACCTCGAGGAGCCCGGATCACCCTGACGCCCAGACCGGCCTCGCAACTGGTTATCTATCCGCCTGGCTTCGTGCCGCTCTGTACCTATAACGTGCAGCCCACCCAGTTCGGCCACCCCTTCTCCGAGGACGATATCAGTGCCGCGTCCTGCCATATTTGTGGCTATCGTGACTGCCCCCTTCCTGCCCGCTTTTGCTATTATTTCAGCTTCTTTCTCGTGGTATTTGGCATTCAACACCTGGTGAGGGATTCCCTTCTTTTTCAGCATCTCGCTCAACATTTCAGATTTTTCAATAGATACGGTGCCTACCAGAACCGGCTGACCTCTTTTATAGCAATCCTCGATTTCGCGGACCACGGCTTCGAACTTGGCCTTCTCGGTTTTATACACCACGTCCGGGTGGTCCACCCTTATCATAGGCTTGTTTGTAGGTATAACCACCACGTCCATGCCGTAAATCTTCCTGAATTCTTCTTCTTCAGTAGCCGCGGTGCCTGTCATACCGGCAAGTTTTTTGTACATCCTAAAATAATTTTGAAATGTTATCGTTGCAAGGGTCTTGCTCTCCCGCTCAACTTTTACCCCTTCTTTTGCCTCTATCGCCTGATGAAGTCCTTCACTGTACCTACGGCCGTACATCAACCTGCCAGTAAATTCATCTACTATTATGACCTGGCCGTCTTTCACCACGTAATCCCTGTCCCTTTTCATGAGCGCATGGGCTTTCAACGCCTGATGAAAATGA
This window contains:
- the secA gene encoding preprotein translocase subunit SecA, whose product is MFGILRKIFGEPNEREIKKLVPIVEKVNDWESRIKVLSDSQLREKTNEFKNRLHAGETLDDLLPEAFAVVREAAKRTLGMRPFDVQVMGAIVLHQGRIAEMKTGEGKTLVATMPAYLNALTGKGVHVVTVNDYLARRDSEWMGAIYKFLGLEVGLIVHGLDFQERKKAYSADITYGTNNEFGFDYLRDNMVIYKEHIVQRELNYAIIDEVDSILIDEARTPLIISGQAEESTDIYYRFARFVPRLKAGEDYIVDEKAHSVIPTEKGIKKAEEFLGVKNLYDEENMELLHHFHQALKAHALMKRDRDYVVKDGQVIIVDEFTGRLMYGRRYSEGLHQAIEAKEGVKVERESKTLATITFQNYFRMYKKLAGMTGTAATEEEEFRKIYGMDVVVIPTNKPMIRVDHPDVVYKTEKAKFEAVVREIEDCYKRGQPVLVGTVSIEKSEMLSEMLKKKGIPHQVLNAKYHEKEAEIIAKAGRKGAVTIATNMAGRGTDIVLGEGVAELGGLHVIGTERHEARRIDNQLRGRSGRQGDPGSSRFYVSLEDDLMRLFGSDSIKGLMDRLGLEDDQPIEHPLITKAIENAQKKVEARNFDIRKHVLEFDDVMNTQREVIYSQRRKVLEQDDLKDSVKQMIEDVVDRLLDVYASREMHPEYWDLKGLSEYYADIFMIKDVLGAAVKEDVTREEIRKVLVERAFDAYEQKELEIGEETMRELEKVIMLRVVDQKWMDHIDAMDQLREGIGLRAYGQRDPLVEYKIEGYEMFQEMIKNIQEDTLRYLFRVQVKAAPQRKEMARNLSYSHGTSEKPQPVKKGEKIGRNDPCPCGSGKKYKKCCGRAV